The DNA region TCCCTACACTCAATGCAGAGCTCGGCAAGGAGCAGATGCCCAAGAAACATTTAAAGGATAGATACATTGATTAATGAGTCCATCACGAGCTCTCAGCATGGCTCCAGGAAGCTGGCCAAAGGCTGCAGGAGGCAGAGGGTTTTTCCTGGGAAACCACAAAGGCCATCAGCCAAGTCTGTCCCATACTTTGTCACCCAAAAAATGACGTTCCAGGAAGAGCCCCTCTACCTCCCTTCACTCACCAACTGGGCACTGGGGAAATCCCCAACTAGTCCCACCCTTTGGGTTGTGCTTTAGGCTCTTCAATGTATCTTCACATCTACTCTTTGATCTGAAACTTACAACAGCCCTGCAAGGCAAGTCAGGAAGAGATAAAGCCCTActccaaagaaaaccaaaaggaagtttAGAGAAGTCGAGCAGTCAGCCCAAGACCACACCACTAAGATTAGAACGCATGTCTGTCCAAATTCTCTTCTTTCCACTATGACCCACGCCTCTTTGCTGCGGGTAGAGATGACTTAGCCTTAACGGCAACTCTTCTAGAAAGTGGGGTATCCCATACTTGTGCCCAAGAGGGAAACAGGAGCCAGTGGATTAATGATGGGGTCACTGATACAAGAACAAAAACTTGCAAAAGTAATGCTGGAGTTTGACATGGCTTGTTTTAATAGGTTCACAAAAATAGATAATTATCAAGATAGCACCTAAGGTTTATTAAGCCAAGTGCCACTCTTGTCTCAAGTCCCACCACAGCCTTGAGAAGTAGTTTTtgtcattctcattttacaaggTAGGCCATTGAGattcagagaggtaaagtaacttcCCTGAGTCACACAGCTTATGAATGAAggacctgggatttgaacccaggaggaCTGCCTGGCTCCAAAGCCCTTGCCCTCCCTCTGTACCATGCCCCCTCTGATCATCAATGCTTCCCAGATGAAGGGCTTGGAAGCAGAATGCTGCCCTTTGCCAGAAGAGGCATGTTTTCCAAGGAGATAAGGCGTGGCAGATGAGCCGTGACTCTGGGGCAGGACAGGAATCTCCCTGTCTGGCatgttattggttttctcttTAATAAATTACTGGTCCGTCTGTGGCCAGGTTTTGAGGCTAACGGCTAACGGCTCCTTTGGGAGGGGCCCACGTGATAAGGAAGGAATATGCAGTGTATCCTCCTGTCCTGGGAGCTGCAGGGAAGTCCAGGTCCAAGACCTGTGATTGTTAGTGCTGTTGATAGACTCTGGCCAAGGAAACAGCCCAGGGAAGCCATGAGGCAAAGAGCTTGAGGTCTCAGTTTAGGTCCAAGGAAGAGAGGGGGCCTCTAAGACGCCAGGGAGTCAGGTGTGCTGGGACATGCAGCTCTGAACGGTGGGGCTCTAGAAAAGGGCCCCAGTTCCTCTCCTGACCTCACCTTCTGGAAGCTTTTCGCTGaacagattacaaaaaaaaaaaaaaataccctgttgccatcaagttgattccgactcaaggtgATCCCGTGTattgaagagtagaactgctccataggctttccttggctttaacatttatggaagcagattgccaagcctttcttcctctgaGCAGCTGGGTGGCtgggaactgccaacccttaagTTGAACAGACACACGTCCTTATGCCCCTTCTCCTTCTGTATAATGGTTCCTCTTTCGTCTTGTCACCTTCAGGTGTAACAGCCTCTTTACCACTTTCTTTCAGCGCCGAGATGCTCAACATCACCTCGAAAGTCCTCGAGCCTGCTCTTAACATGACCCTTCCCCAGAGCCGAGACTGCCCCTCGGAAGAGTGGCAGGACTGGCTCAACACCATCCAAGCCCCCTTCCTCTGGGTCATCTTCATACTGGCCACACTCGAGAACATCTTTGTCCTCAGTGTCTTCTGCCTGCACAAGAGCAACTGTACGGTGGCGGAGATCTACCTGGGCAACCTGGCACTGGCAGACCTGGTCCTGGCCTCCGGGCTGCCCTTCTGGGCCATCACCGTGGCCAACAACTTCGACTGGCTCTTTGGGGAGGTCCTTTGCCGCGTGGTAAACACTGTGACCTACATGAATTTGTACAGCAGCATCTATTTCCTGATGCTGGTGAGCATTGACCGCTACCTGGCCCTGGTAAAAACCATGTCCATGGGCCGTATGCGTGGGGTGCACTGGGCTAAACTCTACAGCCTAGTGATCTGGGGGTGCGCCCTTCTGCTGAGCTCACCCATGCTGGCGTTCCGGACCATGAAGGAGTATGGAGAGGAGGGACACAACGTCACTGCCTGCTTCATCATCTACCCGTCCATCACCTGGGAGGTGTTCACCAACGTCCTCCTGAACTTCGCGGGCTTCGTGCTGCCCCTGGTCATCATCAGCTTCTGCACGGTGCGGATCATGCAGGTGCTACGCAACAACGAGATGCAGAAGTTCAAGGAGATCCAGACAGAGAGGAAGGCCACAGTGCTGGTCCTGGCCGTGCTTCTGCTATTTGTCATCTGCTGGCTGCCCTTCCAGATCAGCACCTTCCTGGACACCCTGTTCCGCCTGGGCTTCCTCTCCAGCTGCTGGGATGAGCACATCATTGACGTCTTCACGCAGATCAGCTCCTACGTGGCCTTCATCAACAGCTGCCTCAACCCGCTGGTGTACGTGATCGTGGGCAAGCGCTTCCAGAAGAAGTCACGGGAGGTGTACCAGAGAGTGTGCCAGAAAGTGGGCTGTGGGCCGGAGCCCGTCCAGACAGAGAATTCGATGGGCACGCTTCGAACCTCTGTCTCGGTGGAACGCCAGTTACACATTGCCCGAGTGGGTGGTGAGCAGCCAGTGGGCAATGCCACCCAGGCTGCTGCTAATTTCTCTGAGGACTGATGGACAGTTGCTCCTTAGCATGGCCCCACAGAAGGTTGGAAGGCATTTCCAACATGTGAGCTTGGGCAAGGAGTAGTGTCTCCATCAAAAGCTAGGAGAGTAATCCCTGTCATGTCCaagctgcagtgagcacggctgTGAGGATGGGGCAACCTATGCCCAGCCGAGGGCTGCACACACACTACAGTGTtattgctgttgtcagctgccagCCGGGAGCTCCTTCCATGAGTagaggggtgggggcggggagaggaGCCAGTGAGCTTCCCTCCACTGTCCCGCCTGCCCCAGCTCGTCAGCTCACGTCTCCAGGACAATTGCCCCCACGTCTGGTGCAGTGGCTGAGGGCACACTCCAGGCCTGGCTGACTATTTGTGGAAGTTTCTATAATTCGCTTAGCTAGGATTTTGAAGGATGACTTCTCAGATTCACGAAGGCCAAGCCTGAGGGTCGTCTTCTGATGAAATCCGGGGGATCCCTGATAAGAACACAAGAGATCAGGATACTGTGGCTCGTGTCTCTGGTGGATGTACAAAGTGGTTTGTGGGAAAGAAAAACCCAATAAGCACTTTTGGGGCACTTGCCACATACTCAGCACTGAGCACCGTGGGACAACAAGGAAGAAACAGAAGGCCCGGCCTCCGTCTTCAAGGAACTCAAAAGCTCACCTGGGGATGCCTGGACCCTTGCAGCCACCAGGCTGTTGCAGGCAGGATCAACGCAGCATTACGGGTGGTGCAGAGAGCAGGTGCTCCCAGCTCAGCCCATAACTAGCTGCACAACTTAAGCCAATCGATTGCCTCgtccctgcctcagtttcctcctctgtcagatgaggttgttgtaaagattaaaggtCATAGGCATAAGTACTTTGAAAAGTGAAAGGTGCTGTGTACAGTTAAGCCACTGCTGTTATGCATACAGAACggaaataaatttatttaggCAAAAGCCACTGCAGACTTAGAGATAGCCCCACAGAGGAGAACAAGTGTTGATAGCTAAGGTTTATGTAAAGCACCCGTTATTGTCTGACACATAcgacacatagtaaaaaaaaataccaaacccattgccatcgagtcagttccgactcatggtgaccctacaggacagagtagaactgtttcatagggtttccaaggagcagctggtggatttgaacagccagccttttggttagcagtcatagcacacCATAACTCTTAAATGTTAGCTCCCTTCCACCTTTCCTTCCACCACCCTGTCCACATCCCTCCCCTACACGCAtacgcacacacatatgcacacacacaggaaTTTGGGGGGAAAACCACCTCTTAAATGCTGATTTGTGATGaggcagagagaagaaaggattcTGATGGGACTTGGCCTAGTGATCACCGGCAGACCCTCCCCGAGGTTGGTAACAGTCGTACGAGAGGCTCAATCAATGGTTTACATCAAAGGTGGCCCCCCGTGGTCCAGAGAAGACCTTGAGCAGGAAGTAGTGGGGGGCCACCCAAGGGCAGCAGACCAGTGAGCATGAGGGTCATCTACCTCCAAGTAGTCCATTTCCAGCCCCAATCTCCCTGACACAGGGGCTGAGCACCCCACTGGGAAAACTCAGGTCCATGGCCAAACGGAGATGGCCAGAAGAGTAACCGGGTTCCCATAGAATCAAATGCAGAAGGGCCCGGCTCCGCCCCATAGTGGGTGGAGCCTGAGGGGTGGACAGAGGGCGGGACCCAGATGTCAGGCCAGAGGAAGTTGGTCAGGCATCCTCGGCCAGGGGCCAGGAGATAGCCCCACTCCCAAGTCCCAGACCCTCCTCAGGGAACtcgtttctttgttttctgtatgtctaCATAAGCTGTGTCTTGTGGGCAGCCCCAAGCCAAGCCCCACAGGAACATCAAGCCCCAGAGGGGAAGCTCAATGGTGCTTTCTTTGGGGGCAACAAGGATGGTGACTTAGACAGCCCCCAGGCCACGCTCACTCCAAAAGGGTGTCTGCTATCTTGCTGGCTTTCTGGAGAGGCTGGAACCTGAAGGATGGGTACGATTTGGATGGCAAAGAGCCCACAAAGCCTGGCCAACCCAGCTCCGAATTTCAGGACAAAATGGGTCAAAATTTCCCTCCCTGCTCCACCCCTTTTTTCACCACCCACACCCTTCTGCCCCGATGAATAAATCTATGCACTTGTAGCTGGAGAAAGAAAACGGGTGAAATAAGAGGCACGGTGGCTTCACTAGGGGGTGTGGAGAGTGCAGACCTCACCCCCCGATgttgtcagagggggtgacaccaaaattacCCCACAGTCTGCAGTGGCATCAGTGGCTGCAGTGGGCAGGCCAGCATCGCCAGAGGAGGGGTTGTCAagccagtggcgtcactaggggtgGTGTCACTTGTCACCTAGTGTGGTAACTCATCACCCCCCCATCACCCAccagtcactagggttggtgtcacctagtGTGGTAACTGTCACCACCACTGTCCCCCACAGCACCTGCCACTAGGTAGAGAGAGGGTCTccactttggccagtgggagaggggaggagctgcAGGGAGCCACAGGGGGCGGGGCCAGCACTCAGCCCTGCTCAGAGATGGGGTAGGGCCAGCCCCACCCACAGGGggtgtgacaccatgagttaccacactgggtgacacccaCCCTAGTAACACCACTGAAGAGGTAGGAACCATTTAGTATTGGAATGAAGCTAAACCATAcacattgttgttagctaccacagactaggcccccaactcacggcaactccatacacaacggaacaaaacactgccctgtcctgtaccatctccatgattggctgcagacaggccattgtgatccatacagttttccagaagtagatcaccaggcctttctgtcttagtctgaaagctaaAACTGcaggaaacctgctcagcatgatagcaacacacaaactaccacagacgggtgatggctgtgtgcgaggtgcattggccgggtattgaacccaggtctccctcgtAAGAAggcactgagccaccactgccccatcaACCATGCACACACTGTGAATGAAATCTAAGGGGCTACGCTTTGTGATGTACAGCAGTTATTCATCTGCAGGTATGTGATGGCCTAAGGGTCTCCCATGAGCATAGCCACACCACAGCCCTGGGCTCCTAATTGTCATTGAAGGTCCACCCGTGCTGTTAGGAGCAACCTAGCCTATGGGAGGGGAGCTGCCCCGTGCACTGCATTGATACTGTGATAAAGAACCTTCTCTGTCTTGTAACGGACCCTAAGAGGAAGCAGTTCACATAAGGATGAGAGAATAGATGAACTGTGTAAACATGTATCCTCTCTGTACAGCGTAATAAACAGAAGAAGTTCTTACACAGTTGTCGTTTATTACAACTTCTGAACCCCCTGAGTTTTATTTCTGTCCTTGGTCAGGGGAACTGACTTGGGTAGGCAGTAGCCTTGGTGTGGTTGTTGGAGGGGGAGGTGCTGGGGAACGTCCATTTATTTCTCCTCAACCTACTCTAGGGTTCCTGTCCTTTAAATCAGTGGCCTCCAAGCTTTTGTAATTGTGTATCCCTATAAGTAAAAAAAGACAAGAGATTTTTTTGATTACGTATGTTGTtatcagctgctgtcaagtcagccctcaactcatggcaaccccgtgcacagcAGTCCtattctgatccatagggttttcagtgattgattttttggaagtaggtcaccaggcgttTCCTCCgagaggtacactggccaggaatccaactgagATCTCTGGTGTGGAAAGCAGGAATGCTACCACTGGACCACCCCTGCCTCCCATTGATTATccatactttatatatatatatatatacttattactatgtaataaaatgtaaattctatGTGTGGCTAATGGCCTCTATGAACAactcctcctttgccatgagatcagaaggactggatggtgcccagctaccaatactgaacatttttgatcaaagattctacagaagaatcttgatcaaaaaggggaaaatgcagaacagaatttcaaattattatGGACTCTagaattcctggagccatgaagctcggatgaacctctgaaactattgccctgagataatctttaaaacttaagccaaaattatcccctgaagtcttcttaaaaccaaacaaaaaatgtttgcaattattagccattagagaaatgtaaatcaaaactgcaatgagatatcatctcaccctgacactcctggcataaatcaaaaaaacagaaaataacaaatattggagaggttgtggggagattggaattctcacGCACTGtgggtgggaatacaaaatggtactacctctatggaaaatgataaggcacctccttaaaaagcaagaaatagaaatatcataaaccaaaaaaaaaaccaaacctgttgccatcaagtcgatttcaactcatcacaaccctatgcaatccagcaatcccagtcctaggaatatatccaagagaaataagagccatcacacaaacacacatatgcacacccatgttcactgcagtattattcacaataacaaaaggatggaaacaacctaagtgcccatcaacatatgaatggataaataaattatggtacatacaagcaatggaatactacacgatgataaagaacaatgatgaacctgtgaaacatctcacaatatgaatgaaactggagggcattatggtgagtgaaataagtcaatcacaaaaggacaaatattgtataagatcatggttt from Elephas maximus indicus isolate mEleMax1 chromosome 10, mEleMax1 primary haplotype, whole genome shotgun sequence includes:
- the BDKRB2 gene encoding LOW QUALITY PROTEIN: B2 bradykinin receptor (The sequence of the model RefSeq protein was modified relative to this genomic sequence to represent the inferred CDS: inserted 2 bases in 1 codon), which gives rise to MPNPQSWDLPASTTTAEMLNITSKVLEPALNMTLPQSRDCPSEEWQDWLNTIQAPFLWVIFILATLENIFVLSVFCLHKSNCTVAEIYLGNLALADLVLASGLPFWAITVANNFDWLFGEVLCRVVNTVTYMNLYSSIYFLMLVSIDRYLALVKTMSMGRMRGVHWAKLYSLVIWGCALLLSSPMLAFRTMKEYGEEGHNVTACFIIYPSITWEVFTNVLLNFAGFVLPLVIISFCTVRIMQVLRNNEMQKFKEIQTERKATVLVLAVLLLFVICWLPFQISTFLDTLFRLGFLSSCWDEHIIDVFTQISSYVAFINSCLNPLVYVIVGKRFQKKSREVYQRVCQKVGCGPEPVQTENSMGTLRTSVSVERQLHXLPEWVVSSQWAMPPRLLLISLRTDGQLLLSMAPQKVGRHFQHVSLGKE